In Hyalangium minutum, the following proteins share a genomic window:
- a CDS encoding M48 family metalloprotease, whose protein sequence is MEPIFTAEQLAEIKAYHLPYYIRSGLNPFLLLGYLALVLGPLNGPFYRFAQRLAGWLDNHLGFLRRAPVLRVVFQVLDKLWGETGWGTALLFGLCVDLTYKLVFLPADIYFGYILEHRYGMSTYTPLTFAKDELKDVLAGVVLVCSLVLGVYGLARRVRRWWLVLGVPMAVLLLLVSSVLDPYRSRAYFDQEPLEAGPLRTHMTELLARADITFADILVEKTSVASKRVQAYFAGQGPTRTIVLNDVLLQQFSEGEILAAVAHEAGHVNEAQWPNRIASALALVAFLFVIDWLLRRAAARGWFGAMRFADIRTLPLISLLYFSVMLTAAPVSAAFSREREREADRYALRLTKDPATFRQMLVKAARVNKMDPEPPRWIVIKGLTHPPVGERISDISVP, encoded by the coding sequence ATGGAGCCCATCTTCACCGCTGAGCAGCTCGCCGAGATCAAGGCGTACCACCTGCCGTATTACATCCGCTCGGGGCTCAATCCGTTCCTGCTGCTGGGGTATCTGGCACTGGTGCTCGGCCCTCTGAATGGGCCTTTTTACCGCTTCGCTCAGCGGCTGGCCGGGTGGCTCGACAACCACTTGGGATTCCTGCGACGGGCCCCCGTGCTCCGCGTGGTCTTCCAGGTGCTGGACAAGCTCTGGGGCGAGACGGGCTGGGGCACAGCGCTGCTGTTCGGGCTCTGCGTCGACCTGACCTACAAGCTCGTCTTCCTGCCGGCGGACATCTACTTCGGCTACATCCTCGAGCACCGCTACGGCATGTCGACGTACACGCCGCTGACCTTCGCCAAGGATGAGCTCAAGGACGTGCTGGCGGGGGTGGTGCTCGTCTGCTCGCTGGTGCTCGGCGTCTACGGCCTGGCGAGGCGCGTGCGGCGCTGGTGGCTCGTGCTGGGCGTGCCGATGGCTGTGCTCCTCCTGCTGGTCTCCTCGGTGCTCGACCCGTACCGCAGCCGCGCCTACTTCGATCAGGAGCCGCTGGAAGCAGGCCCGCTCCGCACCCACATGACCGAGCTGCTGGCGCGTGCGGACATCACCTTCGCGGACATCCTGGTGGAGAAGACGTCGGTGGCCTCGAAACGGGTGCAGGCCTACTTCGCGGGCCAGGGCCCCACGCGCACCATCGTGCTCAACGACGTGCTGCTTCAGCAGTTCTCTGAGGGAGAGATCCTCGCGGCAGTGGCGCATGAGGCAGGCCACGTGAACGAGGCCCAGTGGCCCAACCGGATCGCCTCGGCGCTCGCGCTGGTGGCCTTCCTCTTCGTCATCGACTGGCTCTTGCGGCGAGCGGCGGCGCGGGGTTGGTTCGGCGCAATGCGCTTCGCGGACATCCGCACCCTGCCGCTGATCTCGCTGCTGTACTTCTCGGTGATGCTGACGGCGGCGCCGGTGTCCGCCGCGTTCTCCCGGGAGCGGGAGCGCGAGGCCGACCGTTATGCCCTGCGCCTCACGAAAGACCCTGCCACGTTCCGCCAGATGCTGGTGAAGGCCGCGCGGGTGAACAAGATGGACCCCGAGCCTCCGCGTTGGATCGTCATCAAGGGCCTGACCCACCCGCCCGTCGGAGAGCGCATCTCCGATATCTCCGTGCCCTGA
- a CDS encoding polyhydroxyalkanoate synthesis regulator DNA-binding domain-containing protein: MSEAEQASAPGGKEPKVIKRYTNRKLYDTVESRYVTLDEIAAMIKEGVEVRIVDNRTKEDLTSVTLAQIIFEEEKKKNQMPLAVLREIIRHPGESISGFIQKEVTPRVASIREEAEQRLDKLLRRDEKKDGEPTAEGHQETEPPAEPKAAEPKPEAKPSISPSELLKASQRAFEEWQQKIDERVKHAVDGLTGNLPALGRDMQSLTQRLEELEKKLAELEQQKKS, encoded by the coding sequence ATGAGCGAAGCAGAGCAGGCAAGCGCTCCAGGTGGCAAGGAGCCCAAGGTCATCAAGCGGTACACCAACCGGAAGCTCTACGACACCGTGGAGAGCCGGTACGTCACGCTCGATGAGATCGCGGCGATGATCAAGGAGGGCGTCGAGGTACGGATTGTCGATAACCGTACCAAGGAGGATCTGACCTCCGTCACGCTCGCCCAGATCATCTTCGAGGAGGAGAAGAAGAAGAACCAGATGCCGCTGGCGGTGCTGCGGGAGATCATCCGCCACCCGGGCGAGTCCATCTCGGGCTTCATCCAGAAGGAAGTCACGCCGCGCGTGGCCTCCATCCGCGAGGAGGCCGAGCAGCGGCTGGACAAGCTGCTGCGCCGGGATGAGAAGAAGGACGGCGAGCCCACGGCCGAGGGCCACCAGGAGACGGAGCCGCCTGCGGAGCCCAAGGCCGCCGAGCCCAAGCCCGAGGCCAAGCCAAGCATCAGCCCCTCCGAGCTGCTCAAGGCCAGCCAGCGCGCCTTCGAGGAGTGGCAGCAGAAGATCGACGAGCGCGTCAAGCACGCCGTCGACGGCCTCACCGGCAACCTGCCGGCGCTGGGCCGGGACATGCAGTCGCTGACGCAGCGGCTCGAGGAGCTGGAGAAGAAGCTCGCCGAGCTGGAGCAGCAGAAGAAGTCCTGA
- a CDS encoding ArsA family ATPase: protein MSTAPLSAALAKKRVLVCVGSGGVGKTTVAATLALRSAVEGRSSLVCTIDPAKRLANSLGLSALGNTETQVPAQVLEGLGVKPKASLHAMMLDMKQTWDDLITRFAPPDQRERILSNRFYQALSTALAGSQEYIALEKLWDLRRRSQYELIVLDTPPTAHALDFLDAPNRILDFLDNEAAKWLLTPALKAGKIGLSLFNLGSSYMAKTLSKFTGTETLQELSSFMLAISSMNEGFRERARGVKDLLRDPQTGFVLVTGPQVERLDEVTHFRTLLKQNQMEVLALVVNRVHPQPPPSLWDDAARLATGRRAKVEETLKELKVLADQDSAAITQLSAACPDTPLIQVPRFELDVHDLTALWRTGRYLVEEEKIP, encoded by the coding sequence ATGAGCACGGCCCCTCTCAGCGCGGCGCTCGCGAAGAAGCGCGTCCTGGTGTGCGTCGGCTCGGGCGGCGTGGGGAAGACCACGGTGGCGGCCACGCTGGCACTGCGCTCGGCGGTGGAGGGCCGCTCCAGCCTGGTGTGCACGATTGACCCGGCCAAGCGGCTGGCCAACTCGCTGGGCCTGTCGGCGCTGGGCAACACGGAGACGCAGGTCCCCGCCCAGGTGCTCGAGGGGCTGGGGGTGAAGCCCAAGGCCTCGCTGCACGCGATGATGCTGGACATGAAGCAGACGTGGGACGACCTCATCACCCGGTTCGCCCCTCCCGACCAGCGCGAGCGCATCCTCTCGAACCGCTTCTACCAGGCGCTGTCCACGGCGCTGGCGGGCAGCCAGGAGTACATCGCGCTGGAGAAGCTCTGGGACCTGCGGCGCCGCAGCCAGTATGAGCTCATCGTCCTGGACACGCCGCCCACGGCGCACGCGCTGGACTTCCTGGACGCGCCCAACCGCATCCTGGACTTCTTGGACAACGAGGCGGCCAAGTGGCTGCTCACCCCGGCGCTGAAGGCGGGGAAGATCGGCCTGTCGCTGTTCAACCTGGGCAGCAGCTACATGGCGAAGACGCTCTCGAAGTTCACGGGGACGGAGACGCTCCAGGAGCTGTCCAGCTTCATGCTGGCGATCTCCTCCATGAACGAGGGCTTCCGCGAGCGCGCCCGAGGCGTGAAGGATCTGCTGAGGGATCCTCAGACGGGCTTCGTGCTCGTCACGGGGCCCCAGGTGGAGCGGCTCGACGAGGTGACGCACTTCCGCACGCTGCTGAAGCAGAACCAGATGGAGGTGCTGGCGCTGGTGGTGAACCGGGTGCACCCGCAGCCTCCGCCGTCGCTGTGGGACGATGCGGCCCGGCTGGCCACGGGCCGCCGTGCCAAGGTGGAGGAGACGCTGAAGGAGCTGAAGGTGCTGGCCGACCAGGACTCGGCGGCCATTACCCAGCTCTCGGCTGCTTGCCCGGACACACCGCTCATCCAGGTGCCCCGGTTCGAGCTGGACGTGCACGACCTCACCGCACTCTGGCGCACCGGACGCTACCTCGTGGAAGAAGAGAAGATCCCCTGA
- a CDS encoding ArsA family ATPase — MPGLLDKRLWIVSGKGGVGKSTLSAALALRSARAGRRTLVCEVNTQERITRFLERPAAGPNITLIEENLWAVDVRPQEAMREYALMVLRFETLYKTVFENRLVRYFLRFIPSLQELVMLGKILYHLQEKLPDGKDRYETIVLDAPATGHAITFLNVPQVLLRTVPPGPLARDALKMRDLLVDPQVTAAILVALPEELPVNEALELHAALRDSVKIRTHAAVLNSTFPERFTQADLEALADSPELQRVARSHHDRAMLAELAATKLERNLHVPVYEVPRIFTSTFGRAAIEQVMGHLERLVMGAP, encoded by the coding sequence ATGCCCGGCCTTCTCGACAAGCGCCTGTGGATCGTCTCCGGCAAGGGTGGCGTGGGCAAGAGCACCCTCTCCGCCGCGCTGGCCCTGCGCTCGGCCCGTGCTGGCCGGCGGACGCTGGTGTGCGAGGTAAACACCCAGGAGCGCATTACCCGCTTCCTGGAGCGCCCGGCCGCCGGCCCGAATATCACCCTCATCGAGGAGAACCTGTGGGCGGTGGATGTCCGGCCCCAGGAGGCCATGCGCGAGTACGCGCTCATGGTCCTGCGCTTCGAGACGCTCTACAAGACGGTCTTCGAGAACCGCCTGGTGCGTTACTTCCTGCGCTTCATCCCCTCGCTGCAGGAGCTGGTGATGCTGGGGAAGATCCTCTACCACCTGCAGGAGAAGCTGCCGGATGGGAAGGACCGCTACGAGACGATCGTCCTGGACGCGCCCGCCACGGGGCACGCGATTACCTTCCTCAACGTGCCGCAGGTGCTGCTGCGCACGGTGCCGCCGGGCCCCCTGGCCCGCGACGCGCTGAAGATGAGGGACCTGCTGGTGGATCCCCAGGTGACGGCGGCCATCCTGGTGGCCCTGCCCGAGGAGCTGCCGGTGAATGAAGCGCTGGAGCTGCACGCGGCGCTGCGAGATTCGGTGAAGATCCGCACGCACGCGGCGGTGCTCAACAGCACCTTCCCCGAGCGCTTCACCCAGGCGGACCTGGAGGCGCTCGCGGATTCGCCGGAGCTGCAGCGGGTGGCCAGGTCGCACCACGACCGGGCGATGCTGGCGGAGTTGGCGGCGACGAAGCTGGAGCGCAACCTCCACGTGCCGGTGTACGAGGTGCCTCGGATCTTCACGTCCACCTTCGGGCGCGCGGCCATCGAGCAGGTAATGGGCCACCTCGAGCGCCTCGTGATGGGGGCCCCATGA
- a CDS encoding PrkA family serine protein kinase — MKDAEKGSWVSKIAALQDTKTYAELNWEGSFEDYLEIVRKNPKITRTAYQRIYDMILSHGKTEYIDNKKKLIRYHFFSDEKFGGRDAIFGLDVPLMKLVNVFKSAAQGYGTEKRVILLHGPVGSSKSTIARLLKKGMEEYSKTPEGAAYTYSWTTDKKQADGTVTKEKMKCPMNEEPLNLIPREWRSKVFNELSPHESGYTIPDGSELCPACRFVFKELMTQYQGDFSKVVHHVRVNRLIFSEKDRIGIGTFQPKDEKNQDSTELTGDINYRKIAEYGSDSDPRAFNFDGEFNIANRGIIEFVEVLKLDVAFLYDLLGASQEHKIKPKKFPQTDIDEVILGHTNEPEYKKLENNEFMEALRDRTVKIDVPYITKLAEEVKIYEKDFNSRAIKGKHIAPHTLEMAAMWAVMTRLEEPKKHNLSLLQKLKLYNGKTLPNFTEDNIKELRKESVREGLEGISPRYIQDKISNALVSDKGEGCINPFMVLNELDAGLKTHSLINSEDARKRFKELLTTVKQEYEDIVKNEVQRAISADEDAIGKLCGNYIDNIKAYTQKEKVRNKYTGLYEEPDERLMRAIEEKIDIPESRKDDFRREIMNYIGALAVEGKTFNYRTNERLHKALELKLFEDQKDSIKLKNLVSSVVDKETQEKIDLVKDRMMKNYGYCEICSTDVLNFVASIFARGDAKE; from the coding sequence ATGAAGGACGCTGAGAAGGGTTCGTGGGTCTCGAAGATCGCCGCGCTGCAGGACACGAAGACCTACGCGGAGCTCAACTGGGAGGGCTCTTTCGAGGACTACCTCGAGATCGTCCGCAAGAATCCCAAGATCACCCGCACCGCCTACCAGAGGATCTACGACATGATCCTCAGCCACGGGAAGACCGAGTACATCGACAACAAGAAGAAGCTCATCCGCTACCACTTCTTCTCGGACGAGAAGTTCGGCGGACGCGATGCCATCTTCGGTCTCGACGTGCCGCTCATGAAGCTGGTCAACGTCTTCAAGTCCGCCGCCCAGGGCTACGGCACCGAGAAGCGCGTCATCCTCCTCCACGGCCCCGTCGGCTCCTCCAAGTCCACCATCGCCCGCCTCCTCAAGAAGGGCATGGAGGAGTACTCCAAGACGCCCGAGGGCGCCGCGTACACCTACTCCTGGACCACCGACAAGAAGCAGGCCGACGGCACCGTCACCAAGGAGAAGATGAAGTGCCCCATGAATGAGGAGCCGCTCAACCTCATTCCCCGCGAGTGGCGCTCCAAGGTCTTCAACGAGCTCTCCCCGCACGAGAGCGGCTACACCATCCCGGATGGCAGCGAGCTCTGCCCCGCCTGCCGCTTCGTCTTCAAGGAACTGATGACGCAGTACCAGGGCGACTTCTCCAAGGTCGTCCACCACGTGCGCGTCAACCGCCTCATCTTCAGCGAGAAGGACCGCATCGGCATCGGCACCTTCCAGCCCAAGGACGAGAAGAACCAGGACTCCACCGAGCTCACCGGTGACATCAACTACCGGAAGATCGCCGAGTACGGCTCGGACTCGGACCCGCGCGCCTTCAACTTCGACGGCGAGTTCAACATCGCCAACCGCGGCATCATCGAGTTCGTCGAGGTGCTGAAGCTCGACGTGGCCTTCCTCTACGATCTGCTCGGCGCCTCGCAAGAGCACAAGATCAAGCCGAAGAAGTTCCCTCAGACGGACATCGACGAGGTCATCCTCGGCCACACCAACGAGCCCGAGTACAAGAAGCTCGAGAACAACGAGTTCATGGAGGCCTTGCGTGACCGTACGGTGAAGATCGACGTGCCGTACATCACCAAGCTGGCCGAAGAGGTGAAGATCTACGAGAAGGACTTCAACTCCCGCGCCATCAAGGGCAAGCACATCGCCCCGCACACCCTCGAGATGGCCGCCATGTGGGCGGTGATGACGCGCCTGGAGGAGCCCAAGAAGCACAACCTCTCGCTGCTGCAGAAGCTCAAGCTCTACAACGGCAAGACGCTGCCCAACTTCACCGAGGACAACATCAAGGAGCTCCGCAAGGAGTCCGTCCGCGAGGGCCTCGAGGGCATCTCCCCCCGCTACATCCAGGACAAGATCTCCAACGCCCTGGTCAGCGACAAGGGCGAGGGCTGCATCAACCCCTTCATGGTCCTCAATGAGCTGGACGCGGGCCTCAAGACGCACTCGCTCATCAACTCCGAGGACGCCCGCAAGCGCTTCAAGGAGCTGCTCACCACCGTGAAGCAGGAGTACGAGGACATCGTCAAGAACGAAGTCCAGCGCGCCATCTCCGCCGACGAGGACGCCATCGGCAAGCTGTGCGGCAACTACATCGACAACATCAAGGCCTATACCCAGAAGGAGAAGGTCCGCAACAAGTACACCGGCCTCTACGAGGAGCCGGATGAGCGCCTCATGCGTGCCATCGAGGAGAAGATCGACATCCCCGAGAGCCGCAAGGACGACTTCCGCCGCGAGATCATGAACTACATCGGCGCGCTCGCTGTGGAAGGCAAGACGTTCAACTACCGGACCAACGAGCGGCTCCACAAGGCGCTCGAGCTGAAGCTGTTCGAGGATCAGAAGGACAGCATCAAGCTGAAGAACCTGGTGTCCAGCGTGGTGGACAAGGAGACGCAGGAGAAGATCGATCTCGTGAAGGACCGGATGATGAAGAACTACGGTTATTGCGAGATCTGCTCCACCGACGTGCTCAACTTCGTGGCCAGTATCTTCGCCCGCGGAGACGCGAAGGAGTAG
- a CDS encoding tetratricopeptide repeat protein — MGRVIKYQGDTTMEIQNETVVKLKAFARGEVTWAEVEGMTFEEAKAIAQVGCELAAAGRYEEARVLFEGLVAGNPKDSASRAALGTVYQKLGRLQDAITEYSAALERDPHNPVALVNRGELYLRQGLRQGFTDVANAVEADPHGTTVAGRRAKALVKAITLVAVEKLKGSPQA; from the coding sequence ATGGGACGCGTCATCAAATACCAAGGAGACACGACAATGGAGATCCAGAACGAGACGGTGGTGAAGCTGAAGGCGTTCGCTCGGGGCGAGGTGACTTGGGCCGAAGTCGAAGGCATGACCTTTGAGGAAGCCAAGGCCATTGCCCAGGTGGGCTGTGAGCTCGCCGCTGCGGGCCGGTACGAAGAGGCACGAGTCCTCTTCGAGGGGCTCGTCGCGGGCAACCCGAAGGACTCGGCGAGCCGCGCGGCGCTCGGCACCGTGTACCAGAAGCTGGGCCGCCTGCAGGACGCCATCACCGAGTACAGCGCCGCGCTCGAGCGCGACCCGCACAACCCCGTGGCACTCGTCAACCGGGGCGAGCTCTACCTGCGCCAGGGGCTGCGCCAGGGCTTCACCGATGTGGCCAACGCCGTGGAAGCGGATCCCCACGGCACCACTGTGGCGGGCCGCCGCGCCAAGGCGCTGGTGAAGGCCATCACGCTCGTGGCGGTGGAGAAGCTGAAGGGCAGCCCGCAGGCGTAG
- a CDS encoding ParA family protein produces the protein MRRIAFINEKGGTGKTTLAVNTAAWLAQERKLKVLLVDLDTQGHAGKSLGVDVRTLPRNVFHLLTEENVQLTDVVQPCAIPNLSVLPSYKEMSDFPVVVAQDERRSWRLADRLAPAEAAGYQAIVFDAPPSMGLTTRNILVAATEVVVPVALTYLALDGCAEMVETVRKVGDAEGRADLRVTKVVPMLYRKTALADAILERLKAYFPDALASTPLGFNVKIDEAQSHGKTIWEYAPSSRGAELLAAIAKEIHDAPSAKKRRAPRVT, from the coding sequence ATGCGGCGCATCGCGTTCATCAACGAGAAGGGTGGCACCGGCAAGACGACGCTCGCGGTGAACACCGCCGCGTGGCTCGCCCAGGAGCGCAAGCTCAAGGTGCTCCTGGTGGACCTGGACACCCAGGGCCATGCGGGCAAGTCGCTCGGGGTGGACGTGCGCACCCTGCCGCGCAACGTCTTCCATCTGCTCACCGAGGAGAACGTGCAGTTGACGGACGTGGTGCAGCCCTGCGCCATCCCCAACCTGAGCGTGCTGCCCTCCTATAAGGAGATGAGCGACTTCCCCGTGGTGGTGGCCCAGGACGAGCGCCGCTCATGGCGGCTGGCCGACCGGCTCGCCCCGGCCGAGGCCGCCGGCTACCAAGCCATCGTCTTCGATGCGCCGCCCTCCATGGGGCTCACCACGCGCAACATCCTCGTGGCCGCCACCGAGGTGGTGGTGCCTGTGGCGCTCACGTACCTGGCGCTGGATGGCTGCGCGGAGATGGTGGAGACGGTGCGCAAGGTCGGCGACGCCGAGGGCCGCGCGGATTTGCGCGTCACCAAGGTGGTGCCCATGCTCTACCGCAAGACGGCCCTGGCCGACGCCATCCTCGAGCGGCTCAAGGCCTACTTCCCCGACGCGCTGGCCTCCACGCCCCTGGGCTTCAACGTCAAGATCGACGAGGCCCAGAGCCACGGAAAAACAATCTGGGAGTACGCCCCCAGCAGCCGCGGCGCGGAGCTGCTCGCGGCCATTGCCAAGGAAATCCACGACGCGCCCTCCGCCAAGAAGAGGAGGGCGCCTCGGGTGACGTGA
- a CDS encoding tetratricopeptide repeat protein, whose protein sequence is MSKRTHMSGTWRWWVLVGSVGLVGLTGCRTTGTAIREDTKHPRQEIQFDPVEVTADLELEKLNDEELFAGGTSAFAAGDFKQAARYFGRLVDFHPQSKHRNEALYNAGLSHQRLKEWEEAYHRFAELADAEKGQGDALESAFRVAETLYHLERFSDAVKMLTTLAHRQDIPVGRRMEARVQQGICELELGQKEQSENTLRKALSDYESLSDKDEVEDYFPAQAHFFIGEVYRLHYEEVKLDPAKGTDKLAEDLNYKAELLLSAQGHYLRSIKVGNGYWATAAGAQIGAMYENLYDHMVNTPAPPELDAEEAQVYRQELRKKIRVLLTKSINIYERTLEAAERIGSQNAFVDRTRESLRKVRELLLADADGEQDAEPPPEKPKPKPHS, encoded by the coding sequence ATGAGCAAGAGGACGCACATGTCGGGCACATGGCGATGGTGGGTCTTGGTGGGCTCGGTGGGGCTGGTGGGCCTGACGGGCTGCCGGACCACGGGGACGGCGATCCGCGAGGACACGAAGCATCCGCGGCAGGAGATCCAGTTCGATCCGGTAGAGGTGACGGCGGATCTGGAGCTGGAAAAGCTGAACGACGAGGAGCTCTTCGCGGGCGGCACGTCGGCGTTCGCGGCAGGGGACTTCAAGCAGGCGGCGCGGTACTTCGGGCGCCTGGTGGACTTCCACCCGCAGAGCAAGCACCGGAACGAGGCGCTCTACAACGCGGGGCTCTCGCACCAGCGGCTCAAGGAGTGGGAGGAGGCTTACCACCGCTTCGCGGAGCTGGCGGACGCAGAGAAGGGCCAGGGCGACGCGCTGGAGTCGGCCTTCCGGGTGGCGGAGACGCTGTACCACCTGGAGCGCTTCAGTGACGCCGTGAAGATGCTCACCACCCTGGCCCATCGGCAGGACATCCCCGTGGGCCGGCGGATGGAGGCGCGGGTGCAGCAGGGCATCTGCGAGCTGGAGCTGGGCCAGAAAGAGCAGTCCGAGAACACGCTGCGCAAGGCGCTCAGCGACTACGAGTCGCTCTCGGACAAGGACGAGGTGGAGGACTACTTCCCGGCCCAGGCGCACTTCTTCATCGGGGAGGTCTACCGGCTGCACTACGAGGAGGTGAAGCTGGATCCGGCGAAGGGCACGGACAAGCTGGCCGAGGACCTGAACTACAAGGCCGAGCTGCTGCTGTCGGCGCAGGGGCACTACCTGCGGTCGATCAAAGTGGGCAACGGATACTGGGCCACGGCAGCGGGCGCGCAGATCGGCGCGATGTACGAGAACCTGTACGACCACATGGTGAACACGCCGGCGCCGCCGGAGCTGGATGCGGAGGAGGCGCAGGTGTACCGGCAGGAGCTGCGCAAGAAGATCCGCGTGCTGCTGACCAAGTCGATCAACATCTACGAGCGGACGCTGGAGGCGGCCGAGCGCATCGGCTCGCAGAACGCCTTCGTGGATCGGACACGGGAGAGCCTGCGCAAGGTGCGCGAGCTGCTGCTGGCGGATGCGGACGGCGAGCAGGACGCGGAGCCACCGCCGGAGAAGCCCAAGCCCAAGCCGCACTCCTGA
- the ruvX gene encoding Holliday junction resolvase RuvX, which translates to MRTLGLDVGTKTVGVAVSDGLGLTAQAVTTIRRTNLKADLAALAELAREHEASRVVVGLPLNMDGSEGPRAEASRKFAEVVSQALGLPVEFWDERLSTVAAERTLLEADLTRAKRRQVIDQVAAQFILQGWLDARRSQSDVHADDFDLDPHEM; encoded by the coding sequence ATGCGGACCCTGGGGCTGGACGTGGGAACGAAGACAGTGGGGGTGGCGGTATCGGACGGGCTGGGGCTGACGGCCCAGGCGGTGACGACGATCCGGCGCACGAACCTGAAGGCGGATCTGGCAGCGCTGGCGGAGCTGGCGCGAGAGCACGAGGCCTCACGCGTCGTGGTGGGGTTGCCTCTGAACATGGATGGAAGCGAGGGTCCCCGAGCAGAGGCGTCCCGGAAGTTCGCCGAAGTGGTGAGCCAGGCATTGGGGCTGCCGGTGGAGTTCTGGGACGAGCGCCTGTCGACCGTGGCGGCGGAGCGAACGCTGTTGGAAGCAGACCTGACGCGAGCCAAGCGGCGCCAGGTCATCGATCAGGTGGCGGCGCAGTTCATCTTGCAGGGGTGGCTGGACGCCCGTCGTTCCCAGTCCGACGTGCACGCGGACGACTTTGATCTGGATCCACATGAGATGTGA
- a CDS encoding ArnT family glycosyltransferase — translation MLSAVPEPEREPSPRLLLGLLLVAALVPRLVVFPVNENLYGDAVVRTELAERWLKEPRLIRSFGDGAQQFGPLHLYMVGAVLKAVDREHAGRAVSLLFGVLSVVPLFALTRRYWGWRAGVWACLAFSAWGLHLQLSTTAASEAVALFFMLWVFALFAQALEENRFGPLFGAAMVLNLACALRYDAWMYVPLLAVMPLLWRKDKVAGVTMAVAFGLLCLPFPLWWMQGNELAHGDPLYPISYIDEFHRGWVASSGGGGKGLWMRVQGLGFWPAMALFTLTPGVALLGMAGMWKAWRERLELRWLVLAALIPAAYYTFRAAVLFNFVPLGRFTVTQVVLLLPFVALGAQACARAWGERARQVVAGGSIALAVVMPVTLGVSTFRADGRWRDALRPVSPTSTNPQPLMQAARWLKAEVTEKGKSLVLDSDDRYLDLQLGFFVGLPDERVVRMRWPEFRQRFEQAQPEFLVRFDGGALTREPSVKLEGRTLMLGDVLYVEQDGFSAPVHVYLRKQAQ, via the coding sequence TTGTTGTCGGCAGTGCCGGAGCCCGAGCGTGAGCCGAGCCCTCGGCTGCTGCTGGGGTTGTTGCTGGTGGCGGCGCTGGTTCCTCGGCTGGTGGTGTTCCCGGTGAACGAGAACCTGTACGGGGACGCGGTGGTGAGGACGGAGCTGGCGGAGCGGTGGCTGAAGGAGCCGCGCCTCATCCGCTCGTTCGGGGATGGGGCTCAGCAGTTCGGGCCGCTGCACCTGTACATGGTGGGCGCGGTGTTGAAGGCGGTGGATCGGGAGCATGCGGGGCGGGCGGTGAGCCTGCTGTTCGGTGTGCTGTCCGTGGTGCCGCTGTTCGCGCTGACGCGGCGGTACTGGGGTTGGCGGGCGGGGGTGTGGGCGTGCCTGGCCTTCTCCGCCTGGGGCCTGCACCTGCAGCTGTCCACGACGGCGGCGAGCGAGGCGGTGGCGCTCTTCTTCATGCTCTGGGTGTTCGCGCTCTTCGCGCAGGCGCTGGAAGAGAACCGGTTCGGGCCGCTCTTTGGGGCGGCGATGGTGCTGAACCTGGCGTGCGCGCTGCGGTACGACGCGTGGATGTACGTTCCGCTGTTGGCGGTGATGCCGCTGCTGTGGCGGAAGGACAAGGTGGCGGGGGTGACGATGGCGGTGGCGTTTGGGCTGCTGTGCCTGCCGTTCCCGCTGTGGTGGATGCAGGGCAACGAGCTGGCGCACGGCGACCCGCTCTATCCCATCTCTTATATCGATGAGTTCCACCGGGGCTGGGTGGCGAGCTCGGGCGGTGGAGGCAAGGGCCTGTGGATGCGGGTGCAGGGGCTGGGGTTCTGGCCGGCGATGGCGCTCTTCACGCTCACGCCGGGGGTGGCGCTGCTAGGGATGGCGGGGATGTGGAAGGCCTGGCGCGAGCGGCTGGAGCTGCGGTGGCTGGTGCTCGCGGCGCTCATTCCTGCGGCGTACTACACGTTCCGAGCGGCTGTGCTGTTCAACTTCGTTCCGCTGGGGCGCTTCACGGTGACGCAGGTGGTCCTGCTGCTGCCGTTCGTGGCGCTGGGGGCTCAAGCGTGTGCACGCGCTTGGGGAGAGCGGGCCCGCCAGGTGGTCGCGGGGGGCAGTATTGCTCTGGCGGTGGTGATGCCGGTGACGCTGGGGGTGTCCACCTTCCGCGCGGATGGACGCTGGCGTGACGCGCTGCGGCCGGTGAGCCCGACCTCCACGAATCCTCAGCCGCTGATGCAGGCGGCGCGCTGGCTCAAGGCCGAGGTGACGGAGAAGGGCAAGTCGCTGGTGCTCGACAGTGATGACCGGTACCTGGATCTGCAGCTGGGGTTCTTTGTCGGGCTGCCGGATGAGCGCGTGGTGCGCATGCGGTGGCCCGAGTTCCGCCAGCGGTTCGAACAGGCGCAGCCCGAGTTCCTCGTGCGCTTCGATGGGGGCGCATTGACTCGGGAGCCGTCGGTGAAGCTCGAGGGACGCACCTTGATGCTCGGGGACGTCCTCTATGTGGAACAGGACGGCTTCTCCGCCCCAGTTCACGTGTATCTCCGGAAGCAAGCACAGTAG